The nucleotide window CCTATATCACGAAGTGGAAGGTAAAGGTTACGTAATAAACTTGATTGATACCCCCGGTCACGTAGACTTTAGCGGTAGGGTAACTAGAAGTTTAAGAGTATTGGACGGTTCAATAGTAGTTGTAGACTCAGTAGAAGGAGTAATGACTCAAACAGAAACAGTTCTTAGGCAGAGTCTAGAGGAGAGAGTAAGGCCGATTTTGTTCGTCAATAAGGTGGACAGGTTAGTAAAAGAGCTGAAGCTTGGACCTCAAGAGATGATGCAAAAATTAATGGATATTATCAAAGAAGTTAATAATTTAATAAATATTTATGCGGAGCCAGAATTAAAGGAAAAGTGGTCCATAAATCCTACCCTAGGAAACGTGGTGTTCGGTTCGGCTAAAGATAGGTGGGGATTTAGCATACCCATGGCCCAGAAAAAGGGAATTAACATGAAGCATGTAATAGATGCTTACTCCACTACAGATAAGACTAAAATCAACGAGTTGGCCTCCCAAGTTCCTATTAATGAAGCTCTATTGGATGCAGTAATCAAATTTGTTCCTAATCCAGTTGATGCCCAAAAGTATAGAATACCCAAAATATGGAAAGGAGACCTAGATAACGAGCTCGCAAAAGCCATGTTAAATGCTGACCCCAATGGGCCAGTAGTCATGATGATAACTGATATGAAGGTAGATCCACACGCAGGGTTGGTAGCAACTGGTAGAGTGTTTTCTGGAACCATAAGACCAGGTTCAGAGGTATGGTTGGTAAACGCAAAAGCTCCACAAAAAGTACTACAGGTCAGTATTTACATGGGACAATTCAGGGAACTGGCGGACGAGATACCTGCAGGCAACATAGCAGCAGTTCTAGGTCTTGAAAGGGCGAGATCTGGTGAAACGCTTATAGACATGAGGTTTAAGGATCTACAGGGAAGCTTTGAGAAATTGCATTACGTCTCCGAGCCAGTCGTAACCATAGCGGTAGAGCCTAAGAATCCTAAGGATTTGACCAAAATGATTGATGCCCTTAGAAAGCTAAGCATAGAGGATCCAAACCTTGTGGTGAAAATAAACGAAGAAACTGGAGAATATCTACTCTCAGGTATGGGCTTTCTGCATGTTGAAGTTTCGCTTCAGTTATTAAAGGACAATTACGGAGTGGATGTTGTAACTACTCCACCTATTGTAGTCTATAGGGAAAGTATTAGAAATAAGAGCGAAGTATTCGAAGGGAAGTCTCCTAACAAACATAACAAGTTTTACATTAGCGTGGAACCATTGAACGAGAAAACAGTAGAACTGATCTCTAATGGGACTATAAAGGAGGATATGGACTCCAAGGAGATGGCCAAAATATTAAGGGATCAGGCCGAGTGGGATTACGATGAAGCTAAGAAGATTATTGCGATTGATGAAAACGTTAACGTTCTAGTGGATATGACCAGCGGTGTTCAGCATCTGAGAGAGATCATTGATACTATGCTTCAAGGTTACAGGTTGGCCATGAGAGAAGGTCCCTTGGCCCACGAACCAATAAGAGGGGTGAAAGTGGTTCTTCACGATGCAGTAATTCATGAAGATCCAGCTCATAGAGGTCCTGCACAGATATATCCAGCGGTTAGGAATGCCATTTTCGCATCACTACTAATGGCAAGGCCAACGCTTTTGGAACCTTTGCAAAAATTGGATATAAGAGTGCCAATGGAGTTTGTGGGTAACGTCACAGCGGTTCTAAGCCGAAAGAGGGGTAAGATTCTAAATATGACTCAGTCAGGCAGCGTCGCTAGAGTGCTAGCCGAGATACCTGTATCAGAATCCTATGAGCTAGCCAGCGACCTCAGAGGTTCCACTGGAGGCAGAGCATTCTGGGGTACAGAGTTCAGTAAGTGGGCTCCTGTTCCAGATAGCATCCTAACTGATGTAATCCTAAAGATAAGAGAAAGAAAGGGGTTACCCAAGGAATTACCAAAGGTTGAGGACTTCTTGTCGTGAAATGAAATGGAGGATTTTAATTTATTCGCGGGTACTAAAGCAGTTTTTTTCGATTATGATAATACTCTAGTAAATTTTCAAGAAAAATCAAGGAAAGCATTAGAACAGGTCTCGTCAGACATTTTTAATTTTATTCGAGAAAATGGCTCAACATCCGTTTCTCCAGATTACTTAAAGGAAAAGCTCATCTTTATTGCTGAAAAGTTAGATTCTGAAGGGGTATACGACAGGAACGTTTGGTGGTCAGAGACACTTAAGCAAATCGGGTTGGAAATCACTGAGAAGGAACAACTATATGAGTGGACTAACATGTACTGGTCTGTAGCAGGAGAGGCTTATCCTTACGACGATGCGCTTGATATTATAGATTACTTGAAGGGAAAGGGCTACAAATTAGGTCTAATAACAAATAGTGATGGAGAAGGGGGGGATAAGAGGTCTAGAATTTCAAGGTTCCCATATATAGGTAAATTCGATATAATCATAATAGGTGGAGAAAATAATATTAAGCCTAAACCTAGCCTACAACCCTTTATAGTGGCTTGCGAAGGAGTTGGGGCAAATAAAGAGACATGTGTTATGGTAGGAGACGATCCGGTGAAGGACTGCCTTGCAGCCAAAAGGGCTGGGCTAAAGTCTATTTTACTAGATAGAAAATCATCGGTGAAGTACCCTGAGCTGTACGCTGACTTTGTTATCAGAACTCTGAAGGAGTTAGAGGAATTCTTGTAGGACGTTATACATTCTATCTAAATACGTTTTTGTAAGAGTTTTTTCCAGTTCAGATCTGAAAAGTCTATGGAATTCCGTACTTTCATACCTAACTGACAGGGCAGGATAGTCCTCAGCGAAAGTTATTTTGAATTTTCTAGATATTTTATTGGCTAAAAGCAAGTGAAAAATTCCATATTTAATATTCCCAGGTAATCCCCAATACCTACCCAAGAAGCTTAGAATTATCTTGGATTGGATTAACTTTCTATCATTAAAATTCACTAGAAACGAGCGTATCTCGGGTGGCAATAATTTAATATCGTCTACGAAATCTTCTAAAATAGATTTATTAGAAAAATTGAAATTTAGCTTTGAAATAGTTTCCAAAGTTCTTGTCTCTTTAGTTATCGCTTCTTTATTATCTGAGGAACTCGGTTCAGTAAAGTTTACATGATATATTATGGAAGGAATACCTGCCCTGACCAATTCATATGAGATCGATAAGGGTTCGACGGGCACCCTTTTTCCCAGGTTCGATCTTAATCCCGGCCCTATTTCTATACCCCATTCACCTCCTCTAATTTCTATGGCAAGGTCAATATCAAAATTCTTGGTTTGGATTAGTTTCTCTACTGTAGAGTTCCAATACAGTGAGGAAAATCCTGGTCTACCTGTTTCAATTCCAGACATTGATAGATATTCCCATTGGACTTCTGGATCCCTCGACAGATTTTTGAAAAGGTGCGATGTGTATCTCCTTAAGTTATCTCTACTAATCCACGTATCGTGATTAGTGACTAGACACACTCTTCTTTTGCCGTTCTTTATGGCATGGATGGAAAACGCTTCAGAGATCTTTACATCAGAGTCAAGATAAATTTCTATTCTATCTCCATGTTTAACGTTTCCGTTCCCTAAGACGATCAAGGGCAACGGAGGTTCAGTGGGGCCCTTTTGAAGATAAGGAGGGGAGACGGAGACTAAGTTTTGGTTAAAATTTTTCAGTACTACACCTTGACATCCTTTCTCTCTAGCAACAATAATATCGTAATAAATATCTGCTAAAGAGGTTCTAACAGATAAAAGAATCTCGTTATGGCTACAGCCTAATGGGTCAACGGTTAAATTTCCCTTAAAAACTAAGCTCTTTGAATAAGGCATTGCACTAGACGTTATTTTCTCTCCATTAATAATTACTTCAAGGTACTTGGACTCCCAATATAACACTTCAGTCTTATAAGTTCTTACCTCATCTGATGAGTCTTCCACCTGTCCCTTAAGCTCATCTATAAATCTTCTCTCATAGGGACTTCCAGCTAGCATGTGGTATTGCATATATTCCACTTAATTGGATGTTAGACCAATGGAAGGATTTAAGAAAGTATTTCCTGCTACGGGGATATATGAGGTTCTAGTAGGGACCTCAGGAAAATCTCCAAATATATCCCCATTAGGTCTCAGATACATGGACGAGTTTAAGTTTAAGGTGTACAGAGGTTCGATTTCTCTTGAAAATCTTCTTCAGTACCCCTACTGTTCCATTATGATCACGGATAGGCCTGAGCTTTTCTATTTAGGGCTACGAGGACTCCTGCACCAAGATAAATTATTTTACGGTCTCCCAATAATTATCAGTTCGGAAAAAATATATTGTACAATTATTGCTAGATGTGAATTGGTTTCCTTAGGAGATCCTTATGAGTTTAGGGTTCGCTTCCTAGAGGATAGTGGGCCATGCGATCGATCCCCTATATCTAGAGGTACTGGACTTTTTATAGACATGTTAGTTCATACGACAAGACTTGACATAGTCTCGGGGAATGAGAGGTCTAGATTACTGTATATCATTAATTATGAGATAGATGTAATAAGGAAGACATATCCGTCCCTTTCTCAGTACCTTGATGAAATAGTGCGTCAGTTGGAGTTAAAAGGTTATAAGCTAGACTAGATAAGGCTCCACTATGGTTTTCAAGGTAGCCGTAATTCCAGGAGACGGTGTAGGACCAGAGATATATTTCGAGTCTAAAAAAATACTATCCAAGCTAGTTGAAATGTATAGATTGGATGTAGAGTTTATTGAGATCGAGGCCGGGGATTCAGCTCTCTCGAGATATGGTGAAGCTCTTCCCAAGCCTGCGCTTAAGGTTATCGAATCCTCCGATATGATCCTCAAAGGCCCTGTTGGGGAGTCAGCAATGGACGTCGTGGTGAGGCTTAGGCAGATGTATGATATGTACGCCAATATAAGACCCGCTAAATCCCTTCCTAATGTTCCCAATAGATTTGGAGATGTGGACGTGTTAATAGTTAGGGAAAATACAGAAGACTTATACAAGGGGATGGAGCATGAAATTGCTGATGGGGTCGCGATAGGATTAAAGGTGATAACAAGCAAAGCCTCTTCTAGAATAGCTAACGTTGCTTTATACTATGCGTTAAGAAGGAGAAGAAAAGTAACAGTAGTACATAAGGCTAACGTGATGCGCATTACTGATGGTTTATTCGCTAGGGCATGCAGATCCATCTTAAAGGACAAGGTAGAATATAACGAGATGTATGTTGATGCCGCTGCGGCTAATCTAGTAAGGAATCCAAACATGTTCGATGTAATAGTGACAACGAATGTCTATGGTGACATTCTGAGCGATGAAGCCTCGCAGATAGCAGGTAGTTTAGGACTAGCCCCTTCATCAAACATAGGAGATACTAAGTCTTTATTTGAACCAGTTCATGGTGCAGCTTTCGATATAGCAGGCAAGGGGATAGTAAATCCCACGGCTTTTCTGCTGTCTGTCGCAATGATGTTAGAGAGGATGCATGAAATATCGAAGGATCTTAAATATCTTAATGCTGCAGAATCACTAAATAAATCGATAAACGAAGTTTACAAAGAAGGGAAAAAGTTGACCGTTGATGTCGGCGGAAATTCCAAGCTAACCGATATGATAGACGCTATTTACTCTAAGATAACGTAGTATTTTTAAATTCTCGGGACACATACCCACTCGTGTCAGGGTCGCATAGCATTAAACCATTGGAGTCCAAGTTTGAACCGAGGAAATTTGAAGAAGAGATATTGGCCTACTGGGAGGAAAATCAAATATATAAAAAATTAAAAGAGTATAATTCAAAATTAAATAGGAAGTTTCTATTTATAGACGGTCCACCCTATCCTTCAGCCCCAGTTCCTCACATAGGAACAGTCTGGAATAAGGTCATAAAGGACTCCATCCTCAGGTTTAGGAGGTTGCAAGGGTATCGTGTAAACGATCAGCCAGGTTACGATACCCATGGACTACCCATAGAAGTGGCTGTGGAGAGACAGCTCAATGTTTCCAGAAAAGGGGAGATCTTAGAGAAAGTAGGCGTTGAGAGCTTCGTGAACATGTGCAAAAATTTTGCTTTGAATAATTTGCGTTCCTTAACTGAGAATTTTAAAAATGTTGGAGTTTTTATGGACTGGGAGAACCCCTATCTAACTTTAGATCCTATTTTCATAAGCAACTCCTGGGCGGTTATAAAGAGAGCTCACGAGAGGGGAATGCTTAAGAAGGACGTGCAGGTTTTACATTGGTGTCCTCGATGCGAAACTACGCTTTCTGATTATGAAGTATCCGAGTATAGGGACATAGAGGATCCATCTATTTACGTGAAATTCAAGGTAAGGGGAAGTCAAAATAAGTATCTCGTAAT belongs to Metallosphaera tengchongensis and includes:
- a CDS encoding isocitrate/isopropylmalate family dehydrogenase; the protein is MVFKVAVIPGDGVGPEIYFESKKILSKLVEMYRLDVEFIEIEAGDSALSRYGEALPKPALKVIESSDMILKGPVGESAMDVVVRLRQMYDMYANIRPAKSLPNVPNRFGDVDVLIVRENTEDLYKGMEHEIADGVAIGLKVITSKASSRIANVALYYALRRRRKVTVVHKANVMRITDGLFARACRSILKDKVEYNEMYVDAAAANLVRNPNMFDVIVTTNVYGDILSDEASQIAGSLGLAPSSNIGDTKSLFEPVHGAAFDIAGKGIVNPTAFLLSVAMMLERMHEISKDLKYLNAAESLNKSINEVYKEGKKLTVDVGGNSKLTDMIDAIYSKIT
- a CDS encoding DUF447 domain-containing protein, giving the protein MEGFKKVFPATGIYEVLVGTSGKSPNISPLGLRYMDEFKFKVYRGSISLENLLQYPYCSIMITDRPELFYLGLRGLLHQDKLFYGLPIIISSEKIYCTIIARCELVSLGDPYEFRVRFLEDSGPCDRSPISRGTGLFIDMLVHTTRLDIVSGNERSRLLYIINYEIDVIRKTYPSLSQYLDEIVRQLELKGYKLD
- a CDS encoding elongation factor EF-2, yielding MPKYKTSEQVLSLMKDRTRVRNIGIIAHVDHGKTTTSDQLLAASGIISPKVAGEALALDYLSVEQQRGITVKAANVSLYHEVEGKGYVINLIDTPGHVDFSGRVTRSLRVLDGSIVVVDSVEGVMTQTETVLRQSLEERVRPILFVNKVDRLVKELKLGPQEMMQKLMDIIKEVNNLINIYAEPELKEKWSINPTLGNVVFGSAKDRWGFSIPMAQKKGINMKHVIDAYSTTDKTKINELASQVPINEALLDAVIKFVPNPVDAQKYRIPKIWKGDLDNELAKAMLNADPNGPVVMMITDMKVDPHAGLVATGRVFSGTIRPGSEVWLVNAKAPQKVLQVSIYMGQFRELADEIPAGNIAAVLGLERARSGETLIDMRFKDLQGSFEKLHYVSEPVVTIAVEPKNPKDLTKMIDALRKLSIEDPNLVVKINEETGEYLLSGMGFLHVEVSLQLLKDNYGVDVVTTPPIVVYRESIRNKSEVFEGKSPNKHNKFYISVEPLNEKTVELISNGTIKEDMDSKEMAKILRDQAEWDYDEAKKIIAIDENVNVLVDMTSGVQHLREIIDTMLQGYRLAMREGPLAHEPIRGVKVVLHDAVIHEDPAHRGPAQIYPAVRNAIFASLLMARPTLLEPLQKLDIRVPMEFVGNVTAVLSRKRGKILNMTQSGSVARVLAEIPVSESYELASDLRGSTGGRAFWGTEFSKWAPVPDSILTDVILKIRERKGLPKELPKVEDFLS
- a CDS encoding HAD family hydrolase; the encoded protein is MEDFNLFAGTKAVFFDYDNTLVNFQEKSRKALEQVSSDIFNFIRENGSTSVSPDYLKEKLIFIAEKLDSEGVYDRNVWWSETLKQIGLEITEKEQLYEWTNMYWSVAGEAYPYDDALDIIDYLKGKGYKLGLITNSDGEGGDKRSRISRFPYIGKFDIIIIGGENNIKPKPSLQPFIVACEGVGANKETCVMVGDDPVKDCLAAKRAGLKSILLDRKSSVKYPELYADFVIRTLKELEEFL